Proteins from a genomic interval of Ferrovibrio terrae:
- a CDS encoding SAM-dependent methyltransferase, producing MTTTAYLAADGFEDQLRIELAARLRAEHGRLLIADGEEPAAWAANTWFDVQETQIGSIGDAATKLKAIQRNWVPYAPQHHGRAKLITEKLPHVSGKALTFGVPLPAAPLGSFTLLAPDRLLYAARCSSPMPNGEFAFNEDREGPPSRAYLKLWEGLTRHRLELGTDLPKPGDICLDLGSSPGGWTWVLGSLGATVTAIDKAPLAPNVAAMKTVQWKQGSAFALEPKEFPRVDWLCSDVICYPARLLKLVERWLAVSDVRNAVCTLKFQGETDFETAQGFAAIPGSRLLHLHHNKHELTWLWRRPA from the coding sequence ATGACGACCACCGCCTATCTCGCCGCCGATGGATTTGAAGACCAGCTCCGTATCGAACTGGCCGCGCGGCTGCGCGCCGAGCATGGCCGGCTGCTGATTGCGGACGGCGAAGAGCCGGCAGCCTGGGCCGCCAACACCTGGTTTGATGTGCAGGAGACGCAGATCGGCTCGATCGGCGATGCGGCCACGAAGCTGAAGGCGATCCAGCGTAACTGGGTGCCCTATGCGCCGCAGCATCATGGCCGCGCCAAGCTGATCACCGAGAAGCTGCCGCATGTCTCAGGCAAGGCGCTGACTTTCGGCGTGCCGCTGCCGGCAGCTCCCTTGGGCAGTTTCACCTTGCTGGCGCCGGATCGTCTGCTCTATGCGGCGCGCTGTTCAAGCCCGATGCCGAATGGCGAATTTGCCTTCAACGAGGATCGCGAGGGTCCGCCGAGCCGCGCCTATCTCAAACTCTGGGAAGGACTGACGCGGCATCGCCTGGAATTAGGCACTGATCTTCCGAAACCGGGCGATATCTGCCTCGATCTCGGCTCATCGCCCGGCGGCTGGACCTGGGTGCTCGGCTCGCTCGGCGCGACGGTGACGGCGATCGACAAGGCGCCGCTGGCGCCGAATGTCGCCGCGATGAAGACAGTGCAGTGGAAGCAGGGCAGCGCCTTTGCGCTGGAACCGAAGGAATTCCCGCGCGTCGACTGGCTCTGCTCGGATGTGATCTGCTATCCGGCGCGGCTGCTCAAGCTGGTGGAGCGTTGGCTCGCGGTATCCGATGTACGCAACGCCGTCTGCACGCTGAAATTCCAGGGCGAGACGGATTTCGAGACGGCGCAGGGCTTCGCGGCCATCCCCGGCAGCCGCCTGCTGCACCTGCATCACAACAAGCATGAACTGACGTGGTTGTGGCGGCGGCCTGCGTAA
- a CDS encoding class II fumarate hydratase translates to MSTRQERDAFGTVEVAADRYWGAQTQRALMLFRIGSERLPPALVHAIGLQKLASAQANAGLGELPAEIVDALQQAAREVADGKFDDHFPLPVWQIGSGTATNMNANEVIANRANELLGQPRGTKKPVHPNDHVNRGQSSNDSFPTVMHIVTVLQIHQRLIPALQGLHQELAKKAEAWKDVAKIARTHLQDATPMTLGQGFGAMARQVELGVDRATESLKRLYPLAQGGTAVGTGLNAKVGFDTAFAAALAKLTGLPFTANPNKFEGMGAHDAMVEASGMLNTVAVSLAKIANDIRFLGAGPRAGLAELVLPHDGLTSSIMPGKRNPTLAEALLQVCYQVMGNHVTVTHAAAAGHFELNVAKPVIVQNVLKSIELLSDAASVFGSGMVAGIEPNTATLQRNVEHSIMLATALNPHLGYDKVAQIVNKAFAEGTSPKQAAIDLGFLTAEEYDRLADPRSMLGPRP, encoded by the coding sequence ATGTCTACCCGCCAGGAACGCGATGCCTTCGGAACCGTCGAGGTCGCCGCCGACCGCTACTGGGGCGCGCAGACCCAGCGGGCATTGATGCTGTTCCGGATCGGCAGCGAACGGCTGCCGCCGGCGCTGGTGCACGCCATCGGGCTGCAGAAGCTGGCCTCCGCCCAGGCCAATGCAGGACTTGGCGAATTGCCGGCCGAGATCGTCGATGCGCTGCAGCAGGCGGCGCGCGAAGTGGCCGATGGCAAGTTCGACGATCATTTCCCGCTGCCGGTCTGGCAGATCGGCTCGGGCACGGCCACCAACATGAATGCCAACGAGGTGATCGCCAACCGCGCCAACGAACTGTTGGGCCAGCCGCGCGGCACCAAGAAGCCGGTGCATCCGAACGACCATGTCAATCGCGGCCAGTCGTCGAACGACAGCTTTCCCACCGTGATGCATATCGTCACCGTGCTGCAGATCCATCAGCGCCTGATCCCGGCATTGCAGGGCTTGCATCAGGAACTGGCGAAAAAGGCCGAGGCCTGGAAGGACGTCGCCAAGATCGCGCGCACGCATCTGCAGGATGCCACGCCGATGACGCTGGGCCAGGGCTTCGGTGCGATGGCGCGCCAAGTCGAACTCGGCGTCGACCGCGCGACGGAATCCCTGAAACGACTTTATCCGCTGGCGCAGGGTGGCACGGCGGTCGGCACCGGCCTGAATGCCAAAGTCGGTTTTGATACCGCCTTTGCTGCCGCACTCGCCAAACTCACCGGCCTGCCGTTCACCGCCAACCCGAACAAGTTCGAGGGCATGGGCGCGCATGATGCGATGGTGGAGGCGAGCGGCATGCTCAACACCGTGGCGGTGTCGCTGGCCAAGATCGCCAACGACATCCGCTTCCTCGGTGCGGGGCCGCGCGCGGGTCTGGCCGAGCTGGTGCTGCCGCATGACGGCCTGACCTCATCGATCATGCCGGGCAAGCGCAATCCCACGCTGGCCGAGGCGCTGTTGCAGGTCTGTTACCAGGTCATGGGCAACCACGTGACAGTGACGCATGCGGCCGCCGCCGGCCATTTCGAGCTCAACGTCGCCAAGCCTGTGATCGTGCAGAATGTGCTCAAATCCATCGAGCTGCTGTCGGATGCCGCCAGCGTCTTCGGCAGCGGCATGGTGGCCGGGATCGAGCCCAATACGGCTACGCTGCAGCGCAACGTGGAGCATTCCATCATGCTCGCCACCGCGCTCAATCCGCATCTGGGCTATGACAAGGTGGCGCAGATCGTCAACAAGGCCTTTGCCGAGGGCACCAGCCCGAAGCAGGCCGCCATCGATCTCGGTTTCCTGACGGCTGAGGAGTACGACCGGCTGGCTGATCCGCGCAGTATGCTGGGCCCGCGGCCGTAA
- a CDS encoding FMN-binding glutamate synthase family protein: MVVLGYVLAAVVLLGLGTMSWYYVYDRWIQRDHAIRRNFPIYGRFRYVMENLGEYFRQYWFTADWEERPFNRLTRAWVYRSAKGVSNYVAFGSEVDSQQPGHIYFLHSAFPINDDEAEIYTGKWIGKGIVGQPYKPKSFFNISGMSYGALSSAAVQALSEGAAMAGIWMDTGEGGLSSHHLKGGCDICFQIGTAKYGVRDANGNLDEERLRKIAALPQVKMFCIKLSQGAKPGRGGILPGSKVTEEIAGIRGIEEGKASISPSRHRDVTDIPSLVALINRVRKVVDKPVGIKMAVGSYEFLDEFFDYLSQHQDEAPDFMQIDGGEGGTGAAPAPLADYVGQSITQALPLVAQKLRGYELRNRIRLIASGKLLTPDKVAWAICMGADYVVSARGYMFALGCIQAMKCNTGHCPTGVTSNDPRFMRGLDPTRKAVRVANYAKAVQHDVEAIAHACGCMSVRDLKSQHVRVNGGDVMM, from the coding sequence ATGGTGGTGTTGGGCTATGTCCTGGCCGCCGTCGTGTTGCTCGGTTTGGGCACGATGAGCTGGTATTACGTCTATGACCGCTGGATCCAGCGCGATCATGCGATCCGCCGCAATTTTCCGATCTACGGACGCTTCCGTTATGTCATGGAGAATCTCGGCGAATATTTTCGCCAGTACTGGTTCACCGCCGACTGGGAAGAGCGTCCGTTCAACCGCCTGACGCGCGCCTGGGTCTACCGCTCGGCCAAGGGCGTGTCGAACTACGTCGCCTTCGGTTCCGAAGTCGACAGCCAGCAGCCCGGCCACATCTATTTCCTGCACTCCGCCTTCCCGATCAATGACGACGAAGCCGAAATCTATACCGGCAAGTGGATCGGCAAGGGCATCGTCGGCCAGCCCTACAAACCGAAAAGCTTTTTCAACATTTCCGGCATGAGCTACGGCGCGCTGTCGTCCGCCGCCGTGCAGGCGCTGTCGGAAGGTGCGGCCATGGCCGGTATCTGGATGGATACCGGCGAGGGTGGTCTGTCGTCGCATCACCTCAAGGGTGGCTGCGACATCTGCTTCCAGATCGGCACGGCGAAATACGGCGTGCGTGATGCGAATGGCAATCTGGATGAAGAGCGCCTGCGCAAGATCGCGGCGCTGCCGCAAGTGAAGATGTTCTGCATCAAGCTCAGCCAGGGCGCCAAGCCCGGGCGCGGGGGCATCTTGCCGGGATCGAAAGTGACCGAAGAGATCGCCGGCATCCGTGGTATCGAGGAGGGCAAGGCCTCGATCTCTCCCAGCCGCCATCGCGACGTCACTGATATTCCGTCGCTGGTGGCGCTGATCAACCGCGTGCGCAAGGTGGTCGACAAGCCGGTCGGCATCAAGATGGCGGTTGGCAGCTACGAATTTCTCGACGAGTTCTTCGACTACCTGTCGCAGCATCAGGACGAAGCGCCCGATTTCATGCAGATCGATGGCGGCGAGGGCGGCACCGGCGCCGCGCCGGCACCGCTGGCGGATTATGTCGGCCAGTCGATCACCCAGGCCCTGCCGCTGGTGGCGCAGAAGCTGCGCGGCTACGAGCTGCGCAATCGCATCCGCCTGATCGCCTCAGGCAAGCTGCTGACGCCTGACAAGGTGGCCTGGGCAATCTGCATGGGCGCCGACTATGTCGTGTCGGCGCGCGGCTACATGTTCGCGCTCGGCTGCATCCAGGCGATGAAGTGCAACACCGGCCATTGCCCGACTGGGGTGACTTCGAACGATCCTCGTTTCATGCGCGGCCTCGATCCGACCCGCAAGGCCGTGCGGGTCGCCAACTACGCCAAGGCCGTGCAGCATGACGTGGAAGCCATCGCGCATGCCTGTGGCTGCATGTCGGTGCGCGACCTGAAATCCCAGCATGTCCGCGTCAATGGCGGCGATGTCATGATGTAG
- a CDS encoding ethanolamine ammonia-lyase light chain EutC, whose product MLLLILARPHGALKSGFAATLNGTRCRNCISNIHAAGMSHTAASDLLVWLLREAKRRQLSGINLKVDPAAALPPPTS is encoded by the coding sequence ATGCTTCTGCTGATATTGGCGCGGCCCCATGGTGCCCTGAAGTCCGGTTTTGCCGCCACACTGAACGGAACGCGCTGCCGCAACTGCATCTCGAACATTCACGCTGCGGGGATGAGCCATACGGCCGCCAGCGACCTGCTGGTCTGGCTGCTGCGCGAGGCGAAACGGCGGCAGCTGTCGGGCATTAACCTCAAGGTAGACCCGGCTGCCGCCCTGCCGCCGCCTACATCATGA
- a CDS encoding SDR family NAD(P)-dependent oxidoreductase has translation MDLNLKTRRVVVAGGSRGIGRAIALAFAQEGAAVSICARGADGVKDAETALKQTGAKVHAATCDLGDGDAVRGYVEAAAQALGGIDILVNNASGFGRTDDEAGWAASINVDLMGTVRATQTAVPHLQKAGGGAILHISSISGLAPSVRTPPYGAVKAALIQLTLTQAAALAKDNIRVNCIAPGSIEFPGGVWDQAKTGNPKLYNGILAGIPFGRMGTAEEVANAAIFLCSAGASWITGQTVAVDGGQMLG, from the coding sequence ATGGACCTCAATCTCAAGACCAGGCGCGTGGTGGTGGCAGGCGGCAGCCGTGGTATCGGCCGGGCGATCGCCCTGGCCTTTGCTCAGGAAGGTGCAGCGGTCTCGATCTGCGCGCGTGGCGCCGATGGCGTGAAGGATGCCGAGACCGCACTGAAGCAGACCGGTGCGAAGGTTCATGCCGCGACCTGCGATCTGGGCGACGGCGATGCCGTACGCGGCTATGTCGAAGCGGCGGCGCAGGCGCTCGGCGGCATTGATATCCTGGTCAACAATGCCTCCGGCTTTGGCCGCACCGACGACGAGGCCGGCTGGGCCGCCTCGATCAATGTCGACCTGATGGGCACGGTCCGCGCGACGCAGACGGCGGTTCCGCATCTGCAGAAGGCGGGTGGCGGCGCGATCCTGCATATCTCCTCGATCTCAGGTCTGGCGCCCAGCGTGCGCACGCCGCCCTACGGCGCGGTGAAGGCCGCGCTGATCCAGCTGACCCTGACGCAGGCGGCGGCACTGGCGAAGGACAATATCCGCGTCAACTGCATCGCGCCGGGCTCGATCGAATTCCCCGGCGGCGTCTGGGACCAGGCGAAGACCGGCAATCCGAAACTCTACAACGGCATTCTCGCCGGCATTCCCTTCGGCCGCATGGGCACCGCCGAGGAAGTGGCGAATGCTGCCATTTTCCTGTGCTCGGCTGGGGCAAGCTGGATCACCGGCCAGACCGTGGCTGTCGATGGCGGGCAGATGCTGGGGTGA
- a CDS encoding SOS response-associated peptidase, producing the protein MCGRFSLTQPLDSLAAFFELYELLQKPNLQPRWNIAPTQKSAVVRNTAGKRDIALLRWGFAGPNNAPLINARSETATQKPTFAEAFAQRRCLIPADSFYEWQVIEGQKTKQPWRIGLKGGAMMAFAGLWQPEAAFGNEDCFTILTTAANDYLSPLHERMPVILPREQFGLWLDPATPRPILQRLMQGYPAEAMARYRVTPVVNGVKVDGPECFAPLNPALKVA; encoded by the coding sequence ATGTGCGGACGCTTCAGCCTGACCCAGCCCCTCGATAGCCTCGCGGCTTTCTTCGAGCTGTATGAGCTGTTGCAGAAGCCTAACCTGCAGCCGCGCTGGAACATCGCGCCGACGCAGAAATCCGCCGTCGTGCGCAATACAGCCGGCAAGCGCGACATTGCCCTGCTGCGCTGGGGTTTTGCCGGGCCGAACAATGCACCGCTGATCAATGCGCGTTCGGAAACCGCCACGCAAAAGCCAACCTTCGCGGAAGCCTTCGCGCAGCGCCGCTGCCTGATCCCGGCCGACAGCTTCTATGAATGGCAGGTCATCGAAGGCCAGAAAACCAAGCAGCCCTGGCGGATCGGCCTCAAGGGCGGCGCGATGATGGCCTTTGCCGGCCTGTGGCAGCCTGAAGCTGCCTTCGGTAACGAGGACTGCTTCACCATCCTGACGACTGCCGCGAACGACTACCTCAGCCCCCTGCATGAACGCATGCCCGTGATCCTGCCGCGCGAGCAGTTCGGACTCTGGCTCGATCCGGCCACGCCGCGCCCGATCCTGCAGCGCCTGATGCAGGGCTATCCGGCCGAGGCCATGGCGCGCTATCGCGTGACGCCGGTGGTGAATGGCGTGAAGGTGGACGGGCCGGAATGTTTCGCGCCGCTGAATCCCGCGCTCAAGGTCGCCTGA
- a CDS encoding nuclear transport factor 2 family protein, whose amino-acid sequence METQALLQAFSAAVQNRDGKAFAALFTEDAVYHDVFYGAFHGRQKIAELVDDWFFRTAEEFRWHLHDPVSNGTTLYARYTFSYKSLLPEANGKRVMFEGVAIYTLRDGLIADYREVANTGPALLDLGFPPERVAKILAREGAALKSRAEAKPHLA is encoded by the coding sequence ATGGAGACGCAGGCATTGCTGCAGGCTTTCAGCGCGGCCGTACAGAACCGCGACGGCAAGGCTTTTGCCGCACTCTTCACCGAGGATGCGGTCTATCACGACGTTTTCTACGGCGCCTTCCATGGAAGGCAGAAGATCGCCGAACTGGTGGACGACTGGTTTTTTCGCACGGCGGAAGAGTTTCGCTGGCACCTGCATGATCCGGTCAGCAACGGCACGACGCTCTATGCGCGCTACACCTTCTCCTACAAATCGCTGCTGCCCGAGGCCAACGGCAAGCGCGTGATGTTCGAGGGTGTGGCAATCTATACCTTGCGCGACGGTCTGATCGCCGATTACCGCGAGGTGGCGAATACCGGCCCGGCCCTGCTCGACCTCGGCTTCCCGCCCGAGCGGGTGGCGAAAATCCTCGCCCGCGAAGGCGCAGCGCTGAAAAGCCGGGCGGAAGCCAAACCACATCTGGCTTAA
- a CDS encoding ABC transporter ATP-binding protein, whose protein sequence is MTLEARDLSIGFGSRVLASGLSLTLPAGEILCLLGPNGVGKTTLFRSLLGLHKPLDGQVLVEGTDMATLTPADIARRIAYVPQAQTGYFPFTVFDVVLMGRNAHLKPFSAPTAKDRTAANAALQRLGIGHLSDSIYTRISGGERQLVLIARALAAETKLLVLDEPTASLDFGNQIRVLDEIARLAWDGMGVLLSTHDPDQAFLCAHRVALLQRSGALVTGTPEEVITPAALHALYGVTVEIAELPLPGGRRRRVCLPLPAGSR, encoded by the coding sequence ATGACGCTCGAAGCGCGCGACCTTTCCATCGGCTTCGGCAGCCGCGTGCTGGCCAGCGGCCTGTCGCTTACGCTGCCGGCGGGGGAAATCCTCTGCCTGCTCGGCCCCAACGGCGTCGGCAAGACCACATTGTTCCGCAGCCTGCTCGGCCTGCACAAACCGCTGGACGGACAGGTGCTGGTCGAGGGCACCGACATGGCGACGCTGACACCAGCCGACATCGCGCGCCGCATCGCCTATGTGCCGCAGGCGCAGACCGGCTATTTCCCCTTCACGGTTTTCGATGTCGTGCTGATGGGCCGTAACGCGCATCTCAAGCCCTTCTCGGCACCGACCGCGAAGGATCGCACGGCCGCCAATGCCGCGCTCCAGCGGCTCGGTATCGGGCACCTGTCCGACAGTATTTACACCCGGATATCGGGCGGCGAACGGCAACTTGTCCTGATCGCCCGCGCGCTGGCCGCCGAGACCAAACTGCTGGTGCTCGACGAACCGACGGCGAGTCTCGATTTCGGCAACCAGATCCGCGTGCTGGACGAGATCGCGCGACTAGCCTGGGACGGCATGGGCGTGCTGCTATCCACCCATGATCCCGACCAGGCTTTCCTCTGCGCACATCGCGTCGCGCTGTTGCAGCGCAGCGGTGCGCTGGTGACCGGCACACCTGAGGAAGTGATCACGCCTGCCGCGCTGCACGCCCTCTATGGCGTGACCGTGGAAATTGCCGAATTGCCGCTGCCCGGCGGCCGGCGGCGCCGGGTCTGCTTGCCGCTGCCGGCCGGCTCGCGCTAG
- a CDS encoding FecCD family ABC transporter permease, producing MTRTLLAFAATAALLILCAIIALTAGRFPLPVSDALFGLLRAVFGQPSGLEPGADGVLFRIRLPRVAAAITVGAALAAAGAAYQQLFRNPLVSPDILGVSSGAALGAVLGIFLSLDILGIQMLAFVIGLAAVAVVYAVASAVRGHDPVLTLVLAGVLIGALAGAGVGLMKYIADPYNQLPAITFWLLGSLAATAAGDVYTTIPVVLAGLLPLWLLRWQLDVLSLGDEEARSLGVNPTRVRLAVIAGATLITSAVVAISGVIGWVGLLIPHLARLLVGPRFVLLLPASLLLGAGYMLAIDTLARMAARIEIPLGILTAVIGTPVFLWILIRTRRSWQ from the coding sequence GTGACGCGGACTCTGCTGGCTTTCGCCGCCACTGCGGCCCTGCTGATCCTCTGCGCCATTATCGCACTGACCGCCGGACGTTTCCCGCTGCCGGTCAGCGACGCCTTGTTCGGTTTGCTCCGCGCGGTGTTCGGCCAGCCGAGCGGGCTGGAGCCCGGCGCGGATGGCGTGCTGTTCCGCATCCGCCTGCCGCGTGTCGCCGCCGCGATCACGGTCGGTGCAGCCCTCGCAGCAGCCGGTGCCGCCTATCAGCAGCTGTTCCGCAATCCGCTGGTCTCGCCCGATATCCTCGGCGTGTCGTCGGGCGCGGCGCTGGGGGCGGTGCTCGGCATTTTCCTCTCGCTCGACATCCTCGGCATCCAGATGCTGGCCTTTGTCATCGGCCTCGCCGCAGTGGCCGTCGTCTATGCCGTCGCTTCAGCCGTGCGCGGCCATGATCCGGTGCTGACGCTGGTGCTGGCCGGCGTGCTGATCGGCGCTTTGGCCGGTGCCGGCGTCGGCCTGATGAAATACATCGCCGATCCCTACAACCAGCTGCCCGCCATCACCTTCTGGCTACTCGGCAGCCTCGCCGCCACGGCCGCCGGCGATGTCTACACGACGATCCCGGTGGTGCTGGCCGGCCTGCTGCCGCTCTGGCTGCTGCGCTGGCAGCTCGATGTGCTGTCGCTCGGTGACGAAGAGGCGCGCAGCCTCGGCGTCAACCCCACCCGCGTGCGGCTGGCGGTGATCGCCGGCGCCACGCTGATCACCTCGGCCGTGGTGGCAATCAGCGGTGTGATCGGCTGGGTCGGGCTGCTGATCCCGCATCTGGCGCGCCTGCTGGTCGGGCCGCGCTTCGTTCTGCTGCTGCCCGCCTCGCTATTGCTGGGCGCCGGCTACATGCTCGCCATCGACACGTTGGCCCGCATGGCGGCACGGATCGAAATTCCGCTCGGCATTCTGACGGCTGTGATCGGCACGCCGGTCTTCCTGTGGATCCTGATCCGCACGCGCCGGAGTTGGCAATAA
- a CDS encoding iron ABC transporter substrate-binding protein, translating to MRLSRRALLGSVLLAPFAAYGQAERRITDDAGRSVALPANPARVYAAGPPASQLVFAISPDKLLGWTTHWREHERPYVAQRYADLPTLGRLTGRGNTANVETVLATKPELIFDYGSVNATFASLADRVQQQTGIPYLLLDGSFDAMPASIEKLGAALDEQPRAADLANWVRGQLMLVDERLATIPATQRPRVYYGRGPRGLDTGLAGSINTEIIERAGAVNVAASLGRGGLAQVSLEQILAWAPEVIITIDPNFHASLRSDPLWRGVPAVKDGRVYLAPNAPFGWVDFPPGLNRMLGLRWLCALLHPVQFPEDLRDFVADAYTRLYHQRPSDAQLDSLLASMKGFQL from the coding sequence ATGCGTCTCAGCCGACGTGCCCTGCTCGGCTCGGTGCTGTTGGCGCCGTTCGCCGCTTATGGGCAGGCTGAACGCCGCATCACAGACGATGCCGGCCGCAGCGTTGCGTTGCCTGCAAATCCGGCGCGCGTCTATGCCGCCGGGCCGCCGGCTTCGCAACTCGTCTTCGCCATCAGCCCCGACAAGCTGCTCGGCTGGACCACGCACTGGCGCGAGCATGAGCGACCCTATGTGGCGCAACGCTATGCCGACCTGCCGACGCTCGGCCGCCTGACCGGTCGCGGCAACACCGCCAATGTCGAAACCGTGCTGGCAACGAAGCCCGAGCTGATCTTCGACTATGGCAGCGTGAATGCCACCTTCGCCTCGCTGGCCGACCGCGTGCAGCAGCAGACCGGCATTCCATATCTGCTGCTGGATGGCAGCTTCGATGCCATGCCGGCCAGCATCGAGAAGCTGGGCGCGGCACTGGACGAGCAGCCGCGCGCCGCCGACCTCGCCAACTGGGTCCGCGGACAACTGATGCTGGTGGATGAACGGCTGGCGACAATTCCGGCCACGCAGCGGCCGCGCGTCTATTACGGACGCGGTCCGCGCGGGCTGGATACTGGCCTCGCCGGCTCGATCAACACCGAGATCATCGAACGTGCCGGTGCGGTGAATGTCGCAGCCTCGCTCGGGCGCGGCGGTCTGGCGCAGGTCTCGCTTGAACAGATTCTGGCCTGGGCGCCCGAGGTGATCATCACCATCGATCCGAATTTCCATGCCAGCTTACGCAGCGATCCGCTGTGGCGCGGCGTGCCGGCAGTGAAAGACGGCCGCGTCTATCTGGCGCCGAACGCGCCTTTCGGCTGGGTCGATTTCCCGCCCGGGCTCAACCGCATGCTGGGCCTGCGCTGGCTCTGCGCCCTGCTCCATCCGGTGCAGTTCCCGGAAGACCTGCGCGACTTTGTCGCCGATGCTTACACCCGCCTCTATCACCAGCGGCCGAGTGACGCGCAGCTCGACAGCCTGCTCGCCTCGATGAAGGGGTTCCAGTTGTGA
- a CDS encoding TOBE domain-containing protein translates to MKLSARNILKGKVKDITKGKTTATVKIAVGDSLVTASITMDALKELKLKKGETAYAIIKASDVIVGK, encoded by the coding sequence ATGAAGCTGAGTGCGCGCAATATCCTCAAGGGCAAGGTCAAGGACATCACCAAGGGCAAGACTACGGCGACGGTGAAGATCGCTGTCGGCGACAGCCTTGTCACCGCCTCCATCACGATGGACGCCCTGAAGGAACTGAAACTCAAGAAGGGCGAGACGGCCTACGCCATCATCAAGGCTTCGGACGTCATCGTCGGCAAGTGA
- a CDS encoding molybdate ABC transporter substrate-binding protein: MRRLALAFATMLGLGSGSAASQEPVRLYAAGSLRAALTEVANAFRTETGLSVAGTYGASGLLRERIEKGEPAEIFASANMEHPQMLARSGRLGPVALFTRNEMCALINPVIDVTPDTLLTRMLDASVRLGTSTPKADPSGDYAWEVFRRADAVRAGSFATLETKAMQLTGGPQSPPPPVGRNVYGMLVDQGQADIFLTYCTNAVLARKETPALRQLALPENLRVGADYGLGVATTARAEAKRFADFVLSPKGQAILTAQGFSPIR; this comes from the coding sequence ATGCGCCGGCTGGCTCTGGCCTTCGCCACCATGCTGGGTCTGGGCAGCGGGTCTGCCGCGTCGCAGGAACCGGTCCGGCTTTATGCCGCCGGTTCGCTGCGCGCGGCGCTCACCGAAGTCGCCAACGCCTTCAGGACGGAAACCGGCCTCAGCGTGGCGGGCACCTATGGCGCCTCCGGTCTGCTGCGCGAGCGGATCGAGAAAGGCGAACCGGCCGAGATTTTCGCCTCGGCCAATATGGAACATCCGCAGATGCTGGCGCGCAGCGGCAGGCTAGGCCCTGTCGCGCTGTTCACCCGCAACGAGATGTGCGCGCTGATCAACCCCGTGATCGATGTTACGCCCGACACGCTGCTGACCCGCATGCTGGACGCTTCCGTGCGGCTCGGCACGTCTACACCGAAAGCCGATCCCTCAGGCGATTATGCCTGGGAGGTGTTCCGCAGGGCTGACGCCGTGCGCGCCGGCAGCTTCGCGACACTGGAGACTAAGGCGATGCAACTGACCGGCGGGCCGCAATCGCCGCCCCCACCTGTCGGACGCAATGTCTATGGCATGCTGGTCGACCAGGGCCAGGCCGACATCTTCCTGACCTATTGCACCAATGCCGTGCTGGCGCGGAAGGAAACCCCGGCGCTGCGGCAACTCGCATTGCCCGAAAACCTCCGCGTCGGCGCTGATTACGGGCTCGGTGTGGCCACGACTGCGCGAGCCGAAGCCAAACGCTTCGCGGATTTCGTGCTTTCGCCCAAGGGGCAGGCTATCCTGACGGCACAGGGCTTTTCACCCATCCGCTAG